The Populus trichocarpa isolate Nisqually-1 chromosome 2, P.trichocarpa_v4.1, whole genome shotgun sequence genome has a window encoding:
- the LOC7480733 gene encoding NAC domain-containing protein 17 isoform X2, which translates to MTVNADSCFGADDKEWPPGFRFHPTDEELVVYYLKRKICKKRLKLNIIREVDVYKWDPEELPGQSILKTGDRQWFFFSPRDRKYPNGARTNRATRQGYWKATGKDRIVVCNSRNVGVKKTLVFYRGRAPNGDRTDWVMHEYSLDEEELKRCSNVQDYYALYKVYKKSGAGPKNGEHYGAPFKEEDWADDEFQCVNGMFTPDIPVKKHNEVTLVDNFIQSAQLEPPLNDFEEIIKQIGEEPAHNELQNNDFTYLLPQVTGEEEAQSTLVDPSFREFVCEPAGELTTSGQHCNKHTSFNFDQSGTATLQLHEAPEVTSGTNYEQAPQLNEEDFLEINDLIDPEPSFSNTEQPVENLQFDDFDGLSEFDLYHDAAMFLRDMGPVDQEAVSHSYMHPYGCDMVNQVGYQLQPDSIINAVDYQLQQSNLVANQVDCDLQPQFFDAEQMNNQLWVHGQRSNMLAASESHNGNLFQPTPGVVCESSNNSTRTNGNQGGKEGDAADGWFSSALWGFVESIPTTPASASENPLVNKAFERMSSFSRIKMNVKSINVDAASRIRMNVNSINVVAANGAASVRSASRNKGFVLLSIVGVLCAILWVFVGSGRLLGRSISS; encoded by the exons ATGACGGTGAACGCCGACTCTTGTTTCGGCGCTGATGATAAGGAGTGGCCTCCTGGGTTCAGGTTTCACCCGACAGACGAGGAGCTTGTGGTTTATTACCTGAAGAGGAAGATCTGCAAGAAAAGGTTAAAGCTTAATATTATTCGCGAGGTTGATGTTTACAAGTGGGATCCTGAGGAGTTGCCTG GGCAATCCATTTTGAAGACTGGGGATAGGCAATGGTTCTTCTTCAGTCCCAGGGATAGGAAGTATCCTAATGGAGCAAGAACAAATAGGGCGACAAGACAGGGGTACTGGAAAGCAACAGGGAAGGATCGCATTGTTGTCTGCAATTCTCGAAATGTTGGGGTGAAGAAGACCCTAGTTTTCTACAGAGGCCGTGCACCTAACGGTGATCGAACTGACTGGGTGATGCATGAGTATTCTTTGGACGAAGAAGAACTTAAGAGATGCTCAAATGTGCAA GATTATTATGCCCTTTACAAGGTTTACAAAAAAAGCGGAGCTGGTCCTAAGAATGGTGAACATTATGGAGCACCATTTAAGGAAGAAGACTGGGCTGATGATGAATTTCAGTGTGTCAATGGCATGTTTACTCCAGATATTCCTGTTAAGAAGCACAATGAAGTGACTCTTGTTGATAATTTCATACAGTCTGCTCAACTTGAGCCGCCACTGAATGATTTTGAGgagataataaaacaaattggtGAAGAACCTGCACATAACGAGCTGCAGAACAATGATTTTACTTATTTACTGCCTCAG GTTACTGGGGAAGAAGAGGCGCAAAGTACTTTGGTCGATCCATCTTTCAGGGAATTTGTTTGTGAGCCAGCTGGAGAGTTGACAACAAGTGGTCAGCACTGCAATAAACACACCAGCTTTAACTTTGACCAGTCAGGTACCGCAACATTGCAATTGCATGAGGCACCTGAGGTCACATCCGGCACTAACTATGAACAGGCTCCCCAGTTAAATGAAGAGGATTTCCTGGAAATTAATGATCTCATCGATCCAGAGCCTTCTTTCTCCAATACTGAGCAACCTGTGGAAAACTTGcagtttgatgattttgatggaTTGAGTGAGTTTGACCTGTACCATGATGCAGCCATGTTTTTGCGTGACATGGGGCCTGTTGATCAGGAAGCAGTTTCACATTCATATATGCATCCCTATGGGTGTGACATGGTTAACCAAGTTGGCTACCAGTTGCAGCCCGATTCAATAATAAATGCGGTGGATTATCAGTTGCAGCAGTCAAACTTGGTGGCCAACCAAGTGGACTGTGATCTGCAGCCACAATTTTTTGATGCAGAGCAGATGAACAATCAGCTATGGGTTCATGGTCAGAGAAGTAATATGTTAGCTGCTTCAGAATCACATAACGGGAATCTTTTCCAACCAACTCCAG GTGTTGTGTGTGAATCCAGCAATAATTCTACCAGAACCAACGGAAATCAAGGTGGAAAAGAGGGTGATGCTGCTGATGGTTGGTTCTCTTCTGCCTTGTGGGGTTTTGTGGAGTCCATCCCTACTACTCCTGCGTCAGCTTCAGAGAATCCATTGGTTAATAAGGCTTTTGAGCGAATGTCAAGCTTCAGCAGGATCAAAATGAATGTCAAAAGCATTAATGTTGACGCAGCTAGCAGGATCAGAATGAATGTCAATAGTATTAATGTAGTCGCAGCTAATGGCGCTGCAAGTGTAAGGAGCGCTAGTAGAAATAAGGGATTTGTTTTATTGTCGATTGTTGGAGTCTTGTGTGCCATCTTATGGGTATTCGTAGGTAGTGGTAGATTGTTGGGGAGATCAATCTCCTCATGA
- the LOC7480733 gene encoding NAC domain-containing protein 17 isoform X1, with translation MTVNADSCFGADDKEWPPGFRFHPTDEELVVYYLKRKICKKRLKLNIIREVDVYKWDPEELPGQSILKTGDRQWFFFSPRDRKYPNGARTNRATRQGYWKATGKDRIVVCNSRNVGVKKTLVFYRGRAPNGDRTDWVMHEYSLDEEELKRCSNVQDYYALYKVYKKSGAGPKNGEHYGAPFKEEDWADDEFQCVNGMFTPDIPVKKHNEVTLVDNFIQSAQLEPPLNDFEEIIKQIGEEPAHNELQNNDFTYLLPQVCVMVTGEEEAQSTLVDPSFREFVCEPAGELTTSGQHCNKHTSFNFDQSGTATLQLHEAPEVTSGTNYEQAPQLNEEDFLEINDLIDPEPSFSNTEQPVENLQFDDFDGLSEFDLYHDAAMFLRDMGPVDQEAVSHSYMHPYGCDMVNQVGYQLQPDSIINAVDYQLQQSNLVANQVDCDLQPQFFDAEQMNNQLWVHGQRSNMLAASESHNGNLFQPTPGVVCESSNNSTRTNGNQGGKEGDAADGWFSSALWGFVESIPTTPASASENPLVNKAFERMSSFSRIKMNVKSINVDAASRIRMNVNSINVVAANGAASVRSASRNKGFVLLSIVGVLCAILWVFVGSGRLLGRSISS, from the exons ATGACGGTGAACGCCGACTCTTGTTTCGGCGCTGATGATAAGGAGTGGCCTCCTGGGTTCAGGTTTCACCCGACAGACGAGGAGCTTGTGGTTTATTACCTGAAGAGGAAGATCTGCAAGAAAAGGTTAAAGCTTAATATTATTCGCGAGGTTGATGTTTACAAGTGGGATCCTGAGGAGTTGCCTG GGCAATCCATTTTGAAGACTGGGGATAGGCAATGGTTCTTCTTCAGTCCCAGGGATAGGAAGTATCCTAATGGAGCAAGAACAAATAGGGCGACAAGACAGGGGTACTGGAAAGCAACAGGGAAGGATCGCATTGTTGTCTGCAATTCTCGAAATGTTGGGGTGAAGAAGACCCTAGTTTTCTACAGAGGCCGTGCACCTAACGGTGATCGAACTGACTGGGTGATGCATGAGTATTCTTTGGACGAAGAAGAACTTAAGAGATGCTCAAATGTGCAA GATTATTATGCCCTTTACAAGGTTTACAAAAAAAGCGGAGCTGGTCCTAAGAATGGTGAACATTATGGAGCACCATTTAAGGAAGAAGACTGGGCTGATGATGAATTTCAGTGTGTCAATGGCATGTTTACTCCAGATATTCCTGTTAAGAAGCACAATGAAGTGACTCTTGTTGATAATTTCATACAGTCTGCTCAACTTGAGCCGCCACTGAATGATTTTGAGgagataataaaacaaattggtGAAGAACCTGCACATAACGAGCTGCAGAACAATGATTTTACTTATTTACTGCCTCAGGTTTGTGTTATG GTTACTGGGGAAGAAGAGGCGCAAAGTACTTTGGTCGATCCATCTTTCAGGGAATTTGTTTGTGAGCCAGCTGGAGAGTTGACAACAAGTGGTCAGCACTGCAATAAACACACCAGCTTTAACTTTGACCAGTCAGGTACCGCAACATTGCAATTGCATGAGGCACCTGAGGTCACATCCGGCACTAACTATGAACAGGCTCCCCAGTTAAATGAAGAGGATTTCCTGGAAATTAATGATCTCATCGATCCAGAGCCTTCTTTCTCCAATACTGAGCAACCTGTGGAAAACTTGcagtttgatgattttgatggaTTGAGTGAGTTTGACCTGTACCATGATGCAGCCATGTTTTTGCGTGACATGGGGCCTGTTGATCAGGAAGCAGTTTCACATTCATATATGCATCCCTATGGGTGTGACATGGTTAACCAAGTTGGCTACCAGTTGCAGCCCGATTCAATAATAAATGCGGTGGATTATCAGTTGCAGCAGTCAAACTTGGTGGCCAACCAAGTGGACTGTGATCTGCAGCCACAATTTTTTGATGCAGAGCAGATGAACAATCAGCTATGGGTTCATGGTCAGAGAAGTAATATGTTAGCTGCTTCAGAATCACATAACGGGAATCTTTTCCAACCAACTCCAG GTGTTGTGTGTGAATCCAGCAATAATTCTACCAGAACCAACGGAAATCAAGGTGGAAAAGAGGGTGATGCTGCTGATGGTTGGTTCTCTTCTGCCTTGTGGGGTTTTGTGGAGTCCATCCCTACTACTCCTGCGTCAGCTTCAGAGAATCCATTGGTTAATAAGGCTTTTGAGCGAATGTCAAGCTTCAGCAGGATCAAAATGAATGTCAAAAGCATTAATGTTGACGCAGCTAGCAGGATCAGAATGAATGTCAATAGTATTAATGTAGTCGCAGCTAATGGCGCTGCAAGTGTAAGGAGCGCTAGTAGAAATAAGGGATTTGTTTTATTGTCGATTGTTGGAGTCTTGTGTGCCATCTTATGGGTATTCGTAGGTAGTGGTAGATTGTTGGGGAGATCAATCTCCTCATGA
- the LOC7480733 gene encoding NAC domain-containing protein 17 isoform X3, giving the protein MMWVFCGFLSGQSILKTGDRQWFFFSPRDRKYPNGARTNRATRQGYWKATGKDRIVVCNSRNVGVKKTLVFYRGRAPNGDRTDWVMHEYSLDEEELKRCSNVQDYYALYKVYKKSGAGPKNGEHYGAPFKEEDWADDEFQCVNGMFTPDIPVKKHNEVTLVDNFIQSAQLEPPLNDFEEIIKQIGEEPAHNELQNNDFTYLLPQVCVMVTGEEEAQSTLVDPSFREFVCEPAGELTTSGQHCNKHTSFNFDQSGTATLQLHEAPEVTSGTNYEQAPQLNEEDFLEINDLIDPEPSFSNTEQPVENLQFDDFDGLSEFDLYHDAAMFLRDMGPVDQEAVSHSYMHPYGCDMVNQVGYQLQPDSIINAVDYQLQQSNLVANQVDCDLQPQFFDAEQMNNQLWVHGQRSNMLAASESHNGNLFQPTPGVVCESSNNSTRTNGNQGGKEGDAADGWFSSALWGFVESIPTTPASASENPLVNKAFERMSSFSRIKMNVKSINVDAASRIRMNVNSINVVAANGAASVRSASRNKGFVLLSIVGVLCAILWVFVGSGRLLGRSISS; this is encoded by the exons ATGATGTGGGTTTTCTGTGGATTTTTGtctg GGCAATCCATTTTGAAGACTGGGGATAGGCAATGGTTCTTCTTCAGTCCCAGGGATAGGAAGTATCCTAATGGAGCAAGAACAAATAGGGCGACAAGACAGGGGTACTGGAAAGCAACAGGGAAGGATCGCATTGTTGTCTGCAATTCTCGAAATGTTGGGGTGAAGAAGACCCTAGTTTTCTACAGAGGCCGTGCACCTAACGGTGATCGAACTGACTGGGTGATGCATGAGTATTCTTTGGACGAAGAAGAACTTAAGAGATGCTCAAATGTGCAA GATTATTATGCCCTTTACAAGGTTTACAAAAAAAGCGGAGCTGGTCCTAAGAATGGTGAACATTATGGAGCACCATTTAAGGAAGAAGACTGGGCTGATGATGAATTTCAGTGTGTCAATGGCATGTTTACTCCAGATATTCCTGTTAAGAAGCACAATGAAGTGACTCTTGTTGATAATTTCATACAGTCTGCTCAACTTGAGCCGCCACTGAATGATTTTGAGgagataataaaacaaattggtGAAGAACCTGCACATAACGAGCTGCAGAACAATGATTTTACTTATTTACTGCCTCAGGTTTGTGTTATG GTTACTGGGGAAGAAGAGGCGCAAAGTACTTTGGTCGATCCATCTTTCAGGGAATTTGTTTGTGAGCCAGCTGGAGAGTTGACAACAAGTGGTCAGCACTGCAATAAACACACCAGCTTTAACTTTGACCAGTCAGGTACCGCAACATTGCAATTGCATGAGGCACCTGAGGTCACATCCGGCACTAACTATGAACAGGCTCCCCAGTTAAATGAAGAGGATTTCCTGGAAATTAATGATCTCATCGATCCAGAGCCTTCTTTCTCCAATACTGAGCAACCTGTGGAAAACTTGcagtttgatgattttgatggaTTGAGTGAGTTTGACCTGTACCATGATGCAGCCATGTTTTTGCGTGACATGGGGCCTGTTGATCAGGAAGCAGTTTCACATTCATATATGCATCCCTATGGGTGTGACATGGTTAACCAAGTTGGCTACCAGTTGCAGCCCGATTCAATAATAAATGCGGTGGATTATCAGTTGCAGCAGTCAAACTTGGTGGCCAACCAAGTGGACTGTGATCTGCAGCCACAATTTTTTGATGCAGAGCAGATGAACAATCAGCTATGGGTTCATGGTCAGAGAAGTAATATGTTAGCTGCTTCAGAATCACATAACGGGAATCTTTTCCAACCAACTCCAG GTGTTGTGTGTGAATCCAGCAATAATTCTACCAGAACCAACGGAAATCAAGGTGGAAAAGAGGGTGATGCTGCTGATGGTTGGTTCTCTTCTGCCTTGTGGGGTTTTGTGGAGTCCATCCCTACTACTCCTGCGTCAGCTTCAGAGAATCCATTGGTTAATAAGGCTTTTGAGCGAATGTCAAGCTTCAGCAGGATCAAAATGAATGTCAAAAGCATTAATGTTGACGCAGCTAGCAGGATCAGAATGAATGTCAATAGTATTAATGTAGTCGCAGCTAATGGCGCTGCAAGTGTAAGGAGCGCTAGTAGAAATAAGGGATTTGTTTTATTGTCGATTGTTGGAGTCTTGTGTGCCATCTTATGGGTATTCGTAGGTAGTGGTAGATTGTTGGGGAGATCAATCTCCTCATGA